In the genome of Coraliomargarita algicola, one region contains:
- a CDS encoding family 78 glycoside hydrolase catalytic domain — MRLQLLRFLLISLLCGSMLDAAPTQVVDESPVELRELEEGVTLVDFGRVAFGNLRLEARANATVTVHFGEAIKDGRVDRHPPGTVRYRAVTVALDGGSASVVAPPRDRRNTQTNHPKNPPAILTPAEWGVVLPFRWVEIDGWPGELLPQQIVRQAAFASTWDDAAAAFESSNPLLNQVWELCRYSIKATTFAGVYVDGDRERIPYEADAYLNQLSHYYTDNDIQMARDTIDHLLEHGTWPSEWAPHMVFMVYADWMHTGDTPWMAGRYEALKSKTLSDRRGEDALIASNRAQMTRTDIVDWPKGERDGYVFTARNTVVNAFHLQAIKRMAELAHALNKTAEAQAFEADFARGRAAFQQVFFDADKGLYRDGIQTDHTSLHANLFPLAFELVPDEARESLSAWLADRGMRCSVYAAQYLMEGLFENGAGEAALALILADNDRSWRHMLESGTTITWEAWDQKYKPNQDWNHAWGAAPANLLPRYILGAEPLTPGWTTTRIRPQLAGLTAAKGKVPTPLGPILIDWTYSDSFTLSLTIPEGMQAQVELPRLGKASRVFRDGVRIRAVPSEGPYQFHVQGPALSTFKIETTK; from the coding sequence ATGAGACTACAGCTACTACGTTTTTTACTTATAAGCCTCTTGTGTGGCTCGATGCTGGATGCCGCGCCCACGCAGGTGGTGGATGAATCGCCGGTCGAGCTGCGTGAGCTGGAGGAGGGGGTGACTCTCGTTGATTTCGGGCGGGTTGCTTTTGGCAATTTACGCCTAGAGGCGAGGGCTAATGCCACAGTCACGGTTCATTTTGGCGAGGCAATCAAAGATGGTCGGGTGGATCGTCATCCACCGGGCACGGTGCGCTATCGAGCGGTCACGGTGGCTCTCGATGGTGGCAGCGCAAGTGTTGTGGCGCCGCCACGGGATCGGCGCAATACGCAGACCAATCATCCCAAAAATCCACCGGCGATTCTGACGCCTGCGGAATGGGGCGTGGTCTTGCCTTTTCGCTGGGTCGAGATCGACGGTTGGCCAGGTGAATTGCTGCCGCAGCAAATTGTGCGTCAAGCTGCGTTTGCGTCCACTTGGGATGATGCGGCCGCAGCATTCGAATCGTCCAATCCACTGCTGAATCAGGTCTGGGAATTATGCCGTTATTCCATCAAAGCGACGACCTTTGCGGGCGTGTATGTCGATGGCGACCGCGAGCGGATCCCCTACGAGGCGGATGCGTATCTAAATCAGCTCAGTCATTATTACACCGATAACGATATCCAGATGGCTCGCGACACCATTGACCATCTGTTGGAGCATGGAACCTGGCCCAGTGAGTGGGCGCCGCACATGGTCTTCATGGTCTACGCCGATTGGATGCACACGGGGGATACCCCATGGATGGCTGGGCGTTATGAAGCGTTGAAGTCGAAAACCTTGTCCGACCGGCGCGGGGAGGATGCATTGATCGCCAGTAATCGCGCGCAGATGACACGGACAGACATCGTAGACTGGCCGAAGGGGGAGCGTGATGGCTATGTCTTCACGGCTCGCAATACGGTGGTTAATGCCTTTCATTTGCAGGCGATCAAACGAATGGCCGAGCTGGCTCATGCGCTGAACAAGACGGCCGAGGCTCAAGCCTTTGAGGCCGACTTTGCCCGGGGCCGTGCCGCTTTTCAGCAGGTGTTTTTCGATGCGGACAAAGGCTTGTATCGTGACGGTATCCAGACGGATCATACGTCATTACACGCAAACTTATTTCCATTGGCCTTTGAGCTGGTTCCAGATGAAGCGCGCGAATCGCTGTCAGCGTGGTTGGCTGATCGCGGCATGCGATGCTCCGTATATGCGGCGCAGTATCTGATGGAGGGGCTGTTTGAAAATGGGGCGGGAGAGGCCGCGCTGGCTTTGATCTTGGCGGACAACGACCGCAGTTGGCGGCACATGCTTGAGAGTGGCACCACGATCACCTGGGAAGCCTGGGATCAAAAATACAAGCCCAATCAGGACTGGAACCATGCCTGGGGCGCGGCGCCCGCGAATCTATTGCCACGCTACATCCTCGGAGCCGAGCCCTTAACTCCTGGTTGGACGACGACTCGCATTCGTCCTCAGCTGGCAGGACTGACCGCGGCTAAAGGGAAGGTGCCGACTCCGCTGGGGCCGATCCTGATCGATTGGACCTATTCGGACAGCTTTACACTTTCGCTGACCATACCCGAAGGCATGCAGGCTCAGGTGGAACTGCCCCGACTCGGCAAGGCTTCGCGGGTCTTTCGCGATGGAGTGCGCATCAGAGCTGTGCCAAGCGAGGGGCCTTATCAATTCCATGTTCAGGGCCCGGCGCTGAGCACATTTAAAATCGAAACTACAAAATAA